The Sulfuricurvum sp. genome contains a region encoding:
- a CDS encoding 50S ribosomal protein L11 methyltransferase, translating into MQDYYYMLVVKPSSHLELFSDFLVDILPVGFEEIDDGFIIRSEEDLETVSWGIEQFAEALQSALGQVIDLDLTLTKEKNDDWIAQYQSAITPIEIAPFYIHPTWEEPREGMLNIAIDPALAFGTGHHPTTASCLRGIAKYIKEGDAVMDVGCGSGILAMAAIKKGAIVDACDTDPLSVENAIVNAEQNHLSYRRLWEGPIQETNDVYDVIVANIVADVLVFIASDLKKRLREGGILILSGIMDKYEDKVLKAYKGYELTERIVENEWVTLVVTKKE; encoded by the coding sequence ATGCAAGATTACTATTATATGTTGGTGGTTAAACCATCATCTCATTTGGAACTTTTTAGCGATTTTTTAGTTGATATTCTCCCTGTCGGATTTGAAGAGATCGATGATGGATTTATAATCCGTAGTGAAGAAGATTTAGAGACAGTAAGTTGGGGGATTGAACAGTTTGCTGAAGCTCTCCAAAGTGCGTTAGGTCAAGTAATCGATTTAGATCTTACCTTAACGAAAGAAAAAAATGATGATTGGATTGCGCAGTATCAAAGTGCAATTACACCTATTGAAATTGCCCCCTTTTATATCCATCCGACGTGGGAAGAACCTCGAGAGGGGATGCTTAACATTGCGATAGATCCTGCTCTAGCGTTCGGAACGGGTCACCATCCGACAACAGCGTCATGTCTTCGAGGTATTGCCAAATATATCAAAGAGGGTGATGCTGTCATGGATGTCGGTTGTGGTAGCGGTATCTTAGCAATGGCGGCAATCAAAAAAGGAGCTATTGTTGATGCGTGCGATACCGATCCATTATCGGTTGAAAATGCAATTGTCAATGCAGAACAAAACCACCTCTCATATCGACGTCTTTGGGAAGGGCCTATTCAAGAGACCAATGATGTTTATGATGTTATCGTTGCCAACATTGTTGCCGATGTTCTTGTATTTATTGCCAGCGACCTGAAAAAACGGTTACGCGAGGGAGGGATATTGATCCTCTCAGGAATAATGGATAAATATGAAGATAAAGTTCTAAAAGCGTATAAAGGCTATGAATTAACCGAGCGAATCGTAGAAAATGAATGGGTGACGCTCGTAGTAACCAAAAAGGAATGA
- the ftsH gene encoding ATP-dependent zinc metalloprotease FtsH, which yields MAQPEQPTPPNKNDNFFNKNPLITFALFSIVVIMLFKVFIGDESDLASKVSGSQVTKTQEVSYAELKKLIENKQVEKVAIGQTYIRALGNSGGTKIAYTTRRILGEDTSLIVLLDKQQIDYSGFNESNWFTEMFGWLFPFLIIIAIWMFFAGRMQKSMGGGILGMGSSKKLVNSEKPKTKFDDVAGAQEAKEEVLEIVDFLRSPDRYVELGAKIPKGVLLVGSPGTGKTLLAKAVAGEAEVPFFSVSGSSFIEMFVGVGAARVRDLFEQAKKDAPSIIFIDEIDAIGKSRAAGGMMGGNDEREQTLNQLLAEMDGFGTDTPIIILAATNRPEILDPALLRPGRFDRQVLVDKPDYQGRIDILNVHVKGVKIDSDTDLEEIARLTAGLAGADLANIVNEAALLAGRKSQKTVRQSDLREAVERAIAGLSKKSRRIDEKEKRIVAYHESGHALLAETTKGAKKVSKVSIVPRGLAALGYTLNTPEENKYLMQRHELIAEIDVLLGGRAAEEVFIGEISTGAANDLERTTDILKAMVQMYGMSDVAGLMVLEKQRSSFLGGGMTQAKEYSEKMSEEMDGFIKNTLSERYIIVKERLEEYRDAIEKMVELLYLKENITGDQVREIIEAFEKENSIDTKLTPRKETPSSNKIVIDE from the coding sequence GTGGCACAACCAGAACAACCAACTCCTCCAAATAAGAATGATAATTTTTTTAATAAAAATCCCCTTATTACTTTCGCCCTTTTTTCAATTGTCGTCATTATGCTTTTCAAAGTATTTATCGGGGATGAGAGTGATTTAGCATCAAAAGTTAGTGGTTCTCAAGTAACTAAAACCCAAGAGGTAAGTTACGCAGAGCTAAAAAAACTAATTGAAAATAAGCAAGTTGAAAAAGTAGCTATCGGACAAACCTATATCCGAGCATTGGGTAATAGCGGGGGCACTAAAATTGCTTACACCACACGTCGCATTTTAGGGGAAGATACCTCTCTTATTGTTTTATTGGACAAACAACAAATTGATTACAGCGGATTTAATGAGAGCAATTGGTTTACCGAGATGTTTGGATGGTTGTTTCCTTTCCTTATTATTATTGCTATTTGGATGTTTTTTGCCGGACGGATGCAAAAAAGTATGGGTGGTGGAATTTTAGGGATGGGAAGTTCTAAAAAACTGGTAAATTCTGAAAAACCCAAAACCAAATTTGATGATGTTGCCGGTGCACAAGAGGCAAAAGAAGAGGTACTTGAAATCGTTGATTTTCTCCGCTCACCCGATCGTTATGTCGAACTTGGGGCAAAAATACCTAAAGGGGTTTTGCTTGTCGGTAGTCCGGGTACGGGTAAAACGTTACTTGCTAAAGCAGTAGCGGGTGAAGCGGAAGTACCGTTTTTCTCGGTATCGGGTTCTAGCTTTATTGAGATGTTCGTTGGTGTTGGTGCAGCGCGTGTACGTGATTTGTTTGAACAAGCCAAAAAAGATGCCCCTTCAATTATCTTTATTGATGAGATCGATGCTATCGGTAAGAGCCGTGCTGCCGGAGGTATGATGGGGGGAAATGATGAGCGTGAACAAACTCTCAATCAACTTCTCGCAGAGATGGACGGTTTTGGAACTGATACCCCTATTATTATTTTAGCGGCAACGAATCGACCAGAAATATTAGACCCTGCATTGCTCCGTCCGGGGCGATTCGATCGTCAAGTATTGGTTGACAAACCTGATTACCAAGGGCGTATCGATATTCTCAATGTTCACGTTAAAGGGGTCAAAATTGACAGTGATACTGATCTTGAAGAGATTGCTCGCCTTACAGCCGGTCTTGCCGGTGCAGATTTAGCGAATATCGTCAATGAAGCGGCATTGTTAGCAGGTCGCAAAAGTCAAAAAACGGTTCGACAGAGCGATTTACGTGAAGCGGTTGAACGTGCCATTGCCGGATTATCTAAAAAGAGCCGTCGTATTGATGAAAAAGAGAAACGTATTGTTGCGTATCATGAAAGTGGCCATGCATTGTTGGCAGAGACGACCAAGGGAGCTAAAAAAGTCTCTAAAGTCTCTATCGTCCCTCGTGGTCTTGCGGCATTAGGATATACCCTTAACACCCCTGAAGAGAACAAATATCTAATGCAACGACATGAATTGATTGCTGAAATTGATGTATTGCTCGGTGGACGAGCTGCCGAAGAGGTCTTTATCGGTGAAATCTCGACTGGTGCAGCAAACGATTTGGAACGTACTACTGATATATTAAAAGCAATGGTGCAAATGTACGGTATGAGTGATGTTGCGGGATTGATGGTACTTGAAAAACAACGCAGCAGCTTTTTGGGTGGTGGTATGACTCAAGCCAAAGAGTACAGTGAAAAGATGTCGGAAGAGATGGATGGGTTTATTAAAAATACCCTCTCTGAACGTTATATTATCGTAAAAGAGCGTCTTGAAGAGTATCGCGATGCTATCGAAAAAATGGTAGAATTATTGTATTTAAAAGAAAATATAACGGGTGATCAAGTTCGTGAGATTATTGAAGCTTTTGAAAAAGAAAACTCAATCGATACAAAACTTACGCCGCGTAAAGAGACACCCTCTAGTAATAAAATAGTCATTGACGAATAA
- the serS gene encoding serine--tRNA ligase — protein MIDVKLLQKNFDETASALMRKKVSAETIAELKSANETLKTAKLAYETLQAKQNELSKLFGQYKKEGKSTDELKIEVDANKVTLGDLLDTQRSAEEALDAIIMRVPNIPDADVPDGEDENDNIEIRKVLTPPTFTFTPKEHWELAEANGWIDFERGVKLAKSRFSVVGGMGARLERALINFMLDFNRERGFQEFSVPMLVNRRALEGTGQLPKFEEDLFKVEEEELYLIPTAEVPLTNLYQDEILNGAELPIKMTGYTSCFRKEAGSGGRDVRGMIRQHQFHKVELVSITRADQSDAIFEEMVACASDLLAALGLPHRLVTLCTGDLGFGAARTVDLEVWLPGQNTYREISSVSNTRDFQARRAKIRYKEEGKNILAHTLNGSSLAVGRTMIAIMENFQQEDGSIIIPAVLQKYL, from the coding sequence ATGATCGATGTAAAACTTCTCCAGAAAAATTTTGACGAAACCGCAAGCGCACTTATGCGCAAAAAAGTCTCCGCCGAGACGATTGCAGAGCTAAAATCCGCCAACGAAACCCTCAAAACCGCCAAACTAGCCTACGAGACATTGCAAGCCAAACAAAATGAGTTGAGCAAACTTTTCGGTCAATACAAAAAAGAGGGAAAAAGTACCGACGAGTTGAAAATCGAAGTCGATGCGAACAAAGTAACCCTGGGTGATCTCCTCGATACACAACGCTCTGCCGAAGAAGCCCTCGATGCAATCATCATGCGTGTCCCTAATATCCCCGATGCGGACGTACCTGATGGTGAAGATGAAAACGACAACATCGAAATTCGCAAAGTCCTCACCCCTCCAACATTCACATTCACTCCAAAAGAGCACTGGGAACTCGCCGAAGCTAACGGTTGGATCGATTTCGAACGGGGGGTTAAACTCGCAAAAAGCCGTTTCAGCGTCGTGGGCGGAATGGGTGCTCGGTTGGAACGTGCCCTTATCAATTTTATGCTCGATTTTAACCGTGAGCGCGGTTTTCAAGAGTTCAGCGTTCCGATGCTCGTCAATCGTCGTGCGTTAGAGGGGACAGGTCAGCTTCCGAAGTTCGAAGAGGATCTCTTCAAAGTCGAAGAGGAAGAGCTCTATCTCATCCCGACGGCAGAAGTCCCTCTCACCAACCTCTACCAAGACGAAATCCTAAACGGTGCGGAGTTACCGATCAAAATGACAGGATATACGTCGTGTTTTCGTAAAGAGGCAGGAAGCGGCGGACGTGACGTGCGCGGTATGATCCGTCAGCATCAGTTTCACAAAGTCGAACTCGTCTCGATCACCCGCGCCGATCAAAGTGATGCTATTTTTGAAGAGATGGTTGCGTGTGCTTCTGATCTCCTCGCAGCGCTGGGACTTCCTCACCGTCTCGTTACCCTCTGCACTGGGGATCTAGGATTCGGTGCGGCTAGGACGGTAGACCTCGAAGTGTGGCTTCCGGGGCAAAACACTTACCGTGAAATCAGCTCCGTCTCCAACACACGGGACTTCCAAGCACGTCGTGCAAAAATCCGCTATAAAGAAGAGGGAAAAAATATCCTCGCGCACACCTTAAACGGTTCAAGTTTAGCGGTCGGACGGACGATGATAGCTATTATGGAAAATTTCCAACAAGAAGACGGCAGTATCATCATCCCTGCTGTATTGCAAAAATACCTCTAA
- a CDS encoding tetratricopeptide repeat protein: MADQEEIIIIEEADAAGVEAQSSTEGDSAATKTPLNKKKIAIIAGALLLLLGGGGLTFAFLSHSGNGEAIVQEEPLIASNKEQEPAIEPSQLENMIERANYMYANGNQGEALKLFEKIALYSESISQYNLGVVRLKEKEYQAALENFKRSISMSENRCVSAINAAVCCLHLEQKENFNYYIDLAQAYLSSETNSPLYSYYYSLINYYRGNYFEALSALNHPSTSEYQLTQNKLKASIDTLYGNYTGAIGSLEKPLQETDSFSLGLLYANNGNLIRAREYLNNAVFQSKKPIQEYLSLAFVDLKLGQHQEAGGILKKVTDSYPDDVYTPYPIKVTLRPTLFSPDSLQKAYRTLNAKVHPQTYPKIFAFAPYKIFNASQTISYIRKGNANIYIDDVASAKEYLEKSSNASDVDYGIALAIQKALSYHLRDANAQFLKLVKEHPSHSILNYDLALTYAQLGDYTKANDYFLRSYHADANNYLSGIFAVMSSEMIMKKNPKLISIIKDNLLQEGTTEEFDLYRTLFAMSENNYPSASRWLDNHYKERPLYQVMKIIIATELGIDDSARKASEKLTYMQPHDLLPHLLYIDTHYKDEAPKAYARSALNYLKNQKLTYDDLYFGPQIVRERGITIAAITGMLAPMIQRLETKYQNTTENRANIASALALAYFYNQDFEKSYTLYNEVVDTYGVQDERTLFMAASASIGAEHVQNAIALLELSKMTNPNYLENRYALGLLYMQVQNNPAAIIQFNKMGNSGFKSNMFDFSIDTDKLASEPNTYHPL, encoded by the coding sequence ATGGCTGATCAAGAAGAGATTATCATCATCGAAGAGGCCGATGCCGCCGGCGTCGAAGCCCAATCGAGCACAGAAGGTGATTCAGCTGCTACTAAAACTCCTCTTAATAAAAAGAAAATTGCCATTATCGCTGGTGCACTTCTCCTCTTACTTGGGGGCGGTGGGCTAACCTTTGCTTTTCTTTCTCATTCAGGTAACGGTGAAGCAATAGTACAAGAAGAGCCCCTAATAGCCTCAAATAAAGAACAAGAACCTGCAATAGAACCAAGCCAGCTTGAAAATATGATTGAACGTGCGAACTATATGTATGCTAACGGCAATCAAGGTGAAGCATTAAAACTGTTTGAAAAAATCGCCCTTTACTCTGAGTCCATCTCTCAGTACAACCTCGGAGTTGTCCGTCTCAAAGAAAAAGAGTATCAAGCTGCTCTTGAAAACTTTAAACGCTCTATCTCCATGTCTGAAAATCGCTGTGTCAGTGCTATCAATGCGGCAGTTTGTTGTCTTCATTTGGAACAAAAAGAGAATTTTAATTACTATATCGATCTTGCACAAGCCTATTTAAGTTCGGAAACTAATTCACCTCTCTACTCTTATTATTATTCTTTAATTAACTACTACCGTGGGAACTATTTTGAGGCACTCAGTGCACTAAACCACCCTAGCACATCAGAATATCAACTCACCCAAAACAAACTCAAAGCCTCTATCGACACCCTATATGGAAATTACACGGGAGCAATCGGAAGTCTTGAAAAACCACTTCAAGAGACTGACTCTTTTTCACTAGGTCTCCTCTATGCCAATAACGGTAATCTTATCCGTGCGCGTGAATACCTCAATAACGCCGTCTTTCAAAGTAAAAAACCAATACAAGAGTACCTCTCACTCGCCTTTGTCGATCTAAAACTTGGTCAGCATCAAGAGGCTGGAGGAATTTTAAAAAAAGTGACCGATAGTTATCCTGATGATGTCTATACCCCCTATCCTATCAAAGTAACACTCAGACCTACCCTCTTTTCTCCCGATTCACTGCAAAAAGCATATCGCACTCTCAATGCAAAGGTACATCCTCAAACGTATCCTAAAATATTTGCCTTTGCCCCATATAAAATTTTTAACGCTTCTCAAACAATCAGTTATATTCGAAAAGGAAATGCAAATATCTATATCGATGATGTTGCATCCGCTAAAGAGTATCTCGAAAAAAGTTCTAACGCTTCGGATGTCGATTACGGAATCGCACTTGCCATCCAAAAAGCACTCAGTTATCACCTTCGGGATGCAAATGCACAATTTTTGAAATTGGTTAAAGAGCATCCAAGTCATTCAATTTTAAATTATGATTTAGCTCTCACCTATGCTCAGTTAGGAGACTACACAAAAGCAAACGACTATTTTTTGCGCTCCTACCATGCAGATGCTAACAATTATCTCTCAGGTATCTTTGCCGTTATGTCTTCTGAAATGATAATGAAAAAAAATCCGAAGCTTATCTCTATCATAAAAGACAATCTACTGCAAGAAGGGACAACAGAAGAGTTTGACCTCTATCGAACCCTCTTTGCAATGTCTGAAAATAATTACCCCTCAGCGAGCCGTTGGTTAGACAATCATTACAAAGAACGACCGTTGTATCAAGTGATGAAAATTATTATTGCTACCGAGCTCGGAATCGACGATAGCGCCCGTAAAGCGTCTGAGAAACTCACCTATATGCAACCACATGATCTTCTGCCCCATTTACTTTACATCGATACTCACTATAAAGATGAAGCACCAAAAGCATACGCGAGATCGGCACTCAATTATCTTAAAAATCAAAAACTCACTTATGACGACCTCTATTTTGGTCCCCAAATTGTTCGTGAGAGAGGAATCACTATCGCTGCCATTACAGGGATGTTAGCACCAATGATACAAAGACTGGAAACTAAATATCAAAACACAACAGAGAATCGTGCTAATATTGCCTCTGCCTTGGCATTGGCCTATTTTTACAACCAAGATTTTGAAAAATCGTACACTCTGTATAATGAGGTGGTCGATACTTATGGGGTACAAGATGAACGTACACTCTTCATGGCTGCTTCTGCATCCATCGGAGCTGAACATGTTCAAAATGCCATTGCACTGCTCGAACTCTCTAAAATGACCAATCCAAACTATCTAGAAAATCGCTACGCACTAGGATTACTCTATATGCAAGTACAAAACAATCCTGCAGCCATTATCCAGTTTAATAAAATGGGGAATAGCGGATTCAAATCCAATATGTTTGATTTTAGTATCGATACCGATAAGCTCGCAAGCGAACCCAATACCTATCATCCACTTTAA
- a CDS encoding HEAT repeat domain-containing protein → MPYLLYAQTSPSISKERVYTIRLFSSTSIEASKNELQQHSLANHKEIKLYKIGSYIVAQYGISKTPNELNRDLKKYIAIGFEHAIIMPTTTWHMQTEEITQMPKYPQSVSTFSPVTENKKIPSIEPPKSTYISIINHSKSITLFFRHFLIIGILFFVALSLITIIVLFIHKIKIESKIIKIENLKNFYRDQLTLSLFAELPEHTIPTLHKELEYEAFSDIVIELLETFNDPLYKSVLHNALIQYGVLDHYLNIAISNQNTNQRLNAVDRLAMCHYEQNHPFFLSLINDPSADISIRNSALTGLSFILNPEESELFLSALNKTDTSGKFTEYLLSNTIQRFIELDNHMAIITIFYWLQLQSNYLTLKAFIEAISIIGYESIIPELQELYFMTVHDSIKITIVRALGAFGHITDKTILANALKSNNETLRIVAAKSLSSYKGDDLTYLSSLHLSDDSFYVRYNISRSLSKLNGGIDILHTIATSGQDLYAKECAIFSLHLIEDAHA, encoded by the coding sequence TTGCCTTATCTACTTTATGCACAAACATCACCATCTATCTCAAAAGAACGGGTCTATACAATCAGACTTTTTTCTTCAACCTCGATCGAAGCTTCCAAAAATGAACTGCAACAACATTCTTTAGCAAATCATAAAGAGATTAAACTTTACAAAATCGGATCTTATATTGTTGCCCAATACGGTATAAGCAAAACACCTAATGAACTCAATAGAGATTTAAAAAAGTATATTGCAATAGGTTTTGAACATGCCATCATTATGCCAACGACAACTTGGCATATGCAAACTGAAGAGATCACACAAATGCCAAAATATCCTCAATCGGTAAGTACATTCTCACCTGTCACAGAAAATAAAAAAATCCCATCAATTGAACCTCCTAAATCGACATACATCTCTATCATCAATCATTCAAAGTCAATAACACTTTTTTTCCGCCACTTCCTGATAATCGGCATCCTCTTTTTTGTCGCTCTCTCTTTAATAACAATTATTGTCTTATTTATTCATAAAATAAAAATTGAATCAAAAATAATAAAAATCGAAAATTTAAAAAATTTTTATCGAGATCAGTTAACACTCTCACTCTTTGCTGAGTTACCAGAGCACACTATCCCAACACTGCACAAAGAGCTTGAATATGAAGCATTCAGTGATATTGTTATTGAGCTTCTTGAAACCTTTAATGACCCTTTGTATAAATCTGTATTACATAATGCACTTATACAATACGGTGTATTGGATCATTATCTCAATATAGCCATATCAAACCAAAATACAAATCAACGGCTTAATGCAGTAGATCGTCTTGCAATGTGTCATTATGAACAGAATCATCCATTCTTTTTATCTCTTATAAATGACCCTTCAGCCGATATCTCTATCCGTAATAGTGCATTGACAGGTCTTAGTTTTATTCTAAATCCTGAAGAATCTGAACTGTTCTTATCAGCTCTAAACAAAACCGATACATCCGGTAAATTTACCGAATATCTATTAAGCAATACAATACAAAGATTTATCGAACTCGATAATCACATGGCGATTATTACAATATTTTATTGGTTGCAATTACAATCGAACTATTTAACACTCAAAGCTTTTATTGAAGCTATCTCGATTATTGGGTATGAATCGATTATTCCGGAATTACAAGAACTATATTTTATGACGGTTCATGATAGTATCAAAATAACGATTGTAAGAGCTTTAGGAGCTTTTGGACATATAACTGATAAAACCATTTTAGCTAATGCCTTAAAAAGCAATAATGAGACTCTCCGTATTGTAGCGGCAAAAAGTCTATCATCTTATAAAGGAGACGATTTAACCTATCTCTCTTCTCTCCATCTTAGTGATGATTCATTTTACGTTCGATACAATATTTCACGTTCTCTCTCCAAACTAAATGGTGGTATTGATATTCTACATACCATTGCTACTTCCGGACAAGATTTATATGCTAAAGAATGTGCCATTTTTTCACTTCACTTAATCGAAGATGCACATGCTTGA
- a CDS encoding glycosyltransferase family 2 protein, with protein sequence MLDLLFIIVIIIQIIIFIYFLILNSTYSAFTFIALDDIIKREVYGSRFRLHQTLSTSLYRPISLIVPAYNEQATIVSSIRSQLALHYPEYEIIIVNDGSKDETISRLIDAFHFIPVDKPVKLEIYHQPIRQVYISLLNPNLWLIDKDNGGKFDAINCGINACNYPLFCVVDADSLLEHDSLLRAGSIFAHDKEVVAVGGTVRPLNGCTVVNGQVTSIKTPSKWIELFQSVEYTRGFLAGRSAWNLFDALLIISGAFGIFRKDIVLKIGGYRHTVGEDMDLVVRTHRYCIEHDIPYKILSVPDPICWTQVPDDWTSLMKQRNRWHRGLIDVLWYNKVMMLNPKYKKVGLLGMTYFFFVEALGPTIEMFGYISFIIFYIFGLIDREISIYIFLFAFTWGSYITLSSIFLDNFIHKRYSSSKDLLKLALFGLMESFGYRQLMTIERFIATFQFWRKGWGKINRKEITT encoded by the coding sequence ATGCTTGATCTACTATTCATTATCGTTATTATTATCCAGATCATTATTTTTATCTACTTTCTCATTCTTAATAGTACCTATTCCGCCTTTACCTTTATTGCATTAGACGATATTATCAAACGAGAAGTATACGGTAGTCGATTCAGACTTCACCAAACACTTTCTACTTCTTTATACAGACCAATTTCCCTAATTGTTCCTGCTTACAACGAACAAGCAACTATAGTTAGTAGTATCCGTTCTCAGCTAGCTTTGCACTATCCTGAGTACGAGATAATTATCGTTAACGATGGATCAAAAGATGAAACAATAAGTCGCTTAATCGATGCATTTCATTTTATCCCTGTTGACAAACCGGTAAAACTTGAAATATATCATCAGCCAATCCGACAAGTTTATATCTCTTTATTAAACCCAAATTTATGGCTTATCGATAAAGACAACGGCGGAAAATTTGATGCAATCAATTGTGGAATCAATGCTTGTAACTACCCTTTATTTTGTGTTGTTGATGCTGACTCTTTATTAGAACATGATAGCCTTTTACGTGCAGGATCTATTTTTGCTCACGATAAAGAAGTAGTAGCAGTCGGAGGAACTGTTCGTCCACTAAACGGTTGCACCGTTGTCAACGGGCAAGTCACCTCTATCAAAACACCCTCCAAATGGATCGAACTTTTTCAATCCGTTGAATACACACGAGGATTTTTAGCAGGACGATCAGCATGGAATCTCTTTGATGCTTTACTTATCATTTCAGGTGCTTTTGGAATTTTTCGTAAAGATATCGTTTTAAAAATTGGAGGATACCGACATACCGTAGGAGAAGATATGGACTTAGTTGTTAGAACACATCGTTACTGTATTGAACATGATATTCCTTATAAAATTTTATCGGTTCCCGACCCTATATGCTGGACACAAGTACCGGATGACTGGACATCACTTATGAAACAACGCAACCGATGGCACAGAGGATTGATTGATGTTTTATGGTATAACAAAGTTATGATGCTCAATCCCAAGTATAAAAAGGTGGGGTTGCTTGGAATGACCTATTTTTTCTTTGTCGAAGCACTCGGACCAACCATAGAAATGTTTGGATACATCAGTTTTATTATCTTTTATATTTTTGGCTTAATCGATAGAGAAATCAGTATCTATATCTTTTTATTTGCATTTACATGGGGAAGCTATATCACTTTAAGCTCGATTTTCTTGGATAATTTTATCCATAAACGTTATTCATCAAGTAAAGATTTGCTTAAACTCGCACTCTTTGGCTTAATGGAATCTTTTGGCTACCGTCAACTTATGACTATTGAACGCTTTATTGCAACATTCCAATTTTGGCGCAAAGGTTGGGGAAAAATCAATCGTAAAGAGATCACAACGTAA
- the pssA gene encoding CDP-diacylglycerol--serine O-phosphatidyltransferase: protein MRKDPPPIAYLFPNFFTAASIFSGFYSITLALQHSFDIAAWFIFLALIFDGLDGRVARLTNTASHFGVEFDSLADIVAFGVAPAFLMYLYVGVDYGRLGIVASALFIIFGAVRLARFNVMTSRIEPSVFIGLPIPTAAVMIATAILLLEHYPHLLYLKLFLLVLSVVLAILMVSNIRYPSFKKLNMRSIHFTRFLIGAIVLALMVFIYPIEGMAILGALYLVYGPLRASYYLLRRLFGIKNS, encoded by the coding sequence ATGCGTAAAGATCCACCCCCCATCGCCTATCTTTTTCCTAACTTTTTTACTGCTGCTTCTATTTTTTCCGGATTTTATTCTATCACCCTCGCTTTGCAACACTCCTTTGATATAGCTGCATGGTTTATCTTTCTTGCCCTTATTTTTGATGGTTTAGATGGACGAGTTGCCCGTTTGACCAATACGGCTAGCCATTTTGGTGTTGAATTTGATTCCTTAGCCGATATTGTTGCGTTCGGGGTTGCTCCGGCATTTTTGATGTATCTGTATGTTGGAGTTGACTATGGTCGTCTTGGGATTGTCGCGAGCGCTTTGTTTATTATTTTTGGTGCGGTTCGATTAGCCCGTTTTAATGTGATGACCTCTCGAATTGAACCCTCTGTCTTTATTGGATTGCCGATTCCAACTGCAGCTGTAATGATTGCTACGGCTATTTTATTGTTAGAACATTATCCTCATCTCCTTTATCTTAAACTCTTTTTGCTAGTTCTTTCGGTAGTACTTGCTATTTTGATGGTGAGTAATATCCGCTACCCAAGTTTTAAAAAACTCAATATGCGTAGTATCCATTTTACCCGTTTTTTAATCGGAGCAATTGTTCTTGCTTTAATGGTATTTATCTATCCGATAGAGGGGATGGCAATTTTAGGGGCATTGTATTTGGTATATGGTCCATTGAGAGCCTCTTACTATCTGCTCCGCCGACTGTTTGGGATTAAAAACAGTTAA
- a CDS encoding phosphatidylserine decarboxylase, giving the protein MSVQNDTFILSKQGWLPIALAGTLFIFFSMTALHLFQFIFGALLIAFLILFRNPERSAALGETSSIISSVDGVVLGIEETLINDKTMKKVTILNSLWNVSMLRAPFDGVMEWCKVRHGVSLGLYHPLAEMLNEKILIAFKSLSGHEVFIEHTSAQSCFSIAVENEEAQKMKEGSRYGFLARGRTVMYIPNEVTLNVHAGADVRAGESVIGRFDA; this is encoded by the coding sequence ATGAGTGTTCAAAACGATACCTTTATCCTCTCCAAGCAAGGGTGGTTACCGATTGCTCTAGCCGGAACTTTGTTTATTTTTTTCAGCATGACGGCATTGCACCTTTTCCAATTTATTTTCGGTGCATTGTTGATCGCTTTTTTAATCTTATTTCGTAACCCTGAGCGTAGTGCTGCTTTAGGTGAAACCTCGAGTATTATCAGCAGTGTAGATGGGGTTGTTTTGGGTATCGAAGAGACGCTTATTAATGATAAAACAATGAAAAAAGTAACCATACTTAATAGCTTGTGGAATGTCTCAATGTTACGTGCTCCATTTGATGGTGTAATGGAGTGGTGTAAAGTTCGACACGGTGTATCCTTAGGCTTGTATCACCCACTAGCGGAAATGTTGAATGAGAAAATATTAATCGCATTCAAATCACTTTCCGGTCATGAAGTGTTTATTGAGCATACGAGTGCTCAAAGCTGTTTTTCTATCGCTGTAGAGAATGAAGAAGCACAAAAGATGAAAGAGGGGTCACGTTATGGTTTTTTAGCCCGTGGTCGTACTGTGATGTATATTCCTAATGAAGTAACATTAAATGTTCATGCAGGGGCAGATGTACGTGCGGGTGAAAGCGTAATCGGACGCTTTGATGCGTAA